In Scleropages formosus chromosome 20, fSclFor1.1, whole genome shotgun sequence, a single window of DNA contains:
- the LOC108939810 gene encoding volume-regulated anion channel subunit LRRC8E, whose amino-acid sequence MIPVTEFQNFSSVQNPQFRVLKPWWDVFTDYLCIAMLMMGVFGCSIQLTQDKISCLPSHVSSTPPEEVQCRGVTDVSGNKSLWESNTAKNQSMTSREMFGRKNHLDIHQYIFVNNYCYEKAVHWYGKYFPYLVVIHTVMFMVASSFWFKFPGTSSKIELFVAVLGKCFNSPWTTRTISEVSEDHGEERVVIWKRNTASSESSPNESPTTEDEAEHLFRSASVKSNTEKKVPEPAPSLLDKKEGEEAKALFEKVKKFRTHVEEADLLYTMYVLQTSIKMVKFAVITIYSAVLVPNIQVVIQCAVPKELTGYSVYCCNHVKAHFFSKLAYSYICFVGVYGLLCVYTLYWVFHRPLKIYSFETVRLETGINDIPDVKNDFAFLLHLCDQYDALYSKRFAMFLSEVSESRLQQLNLNNEWTVDKVRQRMSHNASERLELHLLMLPGLPDTIFEIPEVESLKLELMSDITIPGSISQLSLLQELSLIHCPAKLQLAALNHLQEHLKVLHLTFERPEQIPPWMYTLQGLKELHLTGPLTHELSKNASLDPLSELKSLQVLTLHSHLNKIPQSVGDVGGWLQRLAIRNEGTALRSFHSIKKLTSLTSLELRSCALERIPNAVLGLTNLEELDLKENKLMTVEEILSLQHCRQLVTLRLWHNNILYIPENINKLLFLETLNLSWNKLRTVPISLFYCTRLRHLNLSHNQLTSLPPEIGTLQSLQYLSVASNSLDSLPDELFFCKRLKGLILTENNLTSLSPRVSNLTRLVRLELKGNRLEYLPLELRDCCLLKLSGLVVEERLFDLLPSDIRRQMSDT is encoded by the exons ATGATCCCTGTGACCGAGTTCCAAAACTTTTCCTCGGTCCAAAACCCCCAGTTCCGGGTGCTGAAGCCTTGGTGGGATGTGTTCACAGACTACCTCTGCATAGCCATGTTGATGATGGGTGTCTTCGGCTGCTCCATCCAG CTGACTCAGGACAAAATTTCCTGCCTCCCAAGTCACGTTTCCTCCACACCCCCCGAAGAAGTCCAGTGTAGAGGTGTCACAGATGTTTCTGGGAACAAGAGCCTATGGGAGTCCAACACAGCCAAGAATCAAAGCATGACATCACGTGAGATGTTTGGAAGGAAGAATCACTTGGACATTCACCAATACATCTTTGTCAACAACTACTGCTATGAGAAAGCTGTGCACTGGTATGGCAAATATTTCCCCTACCTGGTGGTGATCCACACTGTGATGTTCATGGTGGCCAGCAGCTTCTGGTTCAAGTTCCCAGGAACCTCTTCCAAGATTGAGCTTTTTGTTGCTGTCCTGGGAAAGTGCTTCAACTCCCCCTGGACCACACGAACAATCAGCGAGGTGTCTGAGGACCATGGCGAAGAAAGGGTGGTCATTTGGAAAAGGAACACTGCATCATCAGAATCTTCTCCAAACGAAAGCCCAACTACCGAGGATGAGGCGGAACACCTGTTTCGATCAGCCTCAGTCAAATCGAACACCGAGAAGAAGGTTCCTGAACCTGCTCCATCTCTGCTGGACAAGAAAGAAGGTGAGGAGGCCAAAGCTCTGTTTGAAAAAGTTAAGAAGTTTCGCACTCATGTAGAGGAGGCTGACCTGCTCTACACGATGTATGTATTGCAGACTTCCATAAAGATGGTCAAGTTTGCTGTCATCACCATCTACAGTGCTGTTTTGGTTCCCAATATTCAGGTTGTTATCCAGTGTGCAGTTCCTAAGGAACTGACGGGCTACAGTGTTTATTGCTGCAACCATGTCAAAGCCCATTTCTTCTCCAAGCTGGCCTACAGCTACATCTGCTTTGTTGGGGTATATGGTTTGCTCTGTGTCTATACTCTTTACTGGGTCTTCCACCGACCGctgaaaatatattcatttgaGACCGTTCGTCTGGAGACTGGTATCAATGATATTCCGGATGTGAAAAATGACTTTGCCTTTCTTCTGCACCTTTGTGACCAGTATGATGCCCTTTATTCCAAGAGGTTTGCGATGTTTCTCTCTGAAGTCAGCGAGAGCCGGCTACAACAGCTCAACCTCAACAATGAGTGGACTGTTGACAAAGTTCGGCAGCGCATGTCCCATAATGCCAGTGAAAGGCTTGAGCTGCACTTGCTAATGTTGCCAGGGCTGCCAGACACAATCTTTGAGATTCCTGAGGTGGAGTCCCTTAAACTGGAACTGATGAGTGATATCACAATCCCAGGAAGTATTTCCCAGCTCAGTTTACTCCAGGAGCTCAGCCTTATCCACTGCCCAGCCAAGCTACAGCTGGCTGCTCTGAACCATCTTCAGGAACATTTGAAAGTGCTCCATCTTACCTTTGAAAGACCAGAGCAAATACCTCCTTGGATGTATACTCTCCAGGGCTTGAAGGAGCTGCACCTGACAGGTCCCCTGACCCATGAGCTCTCCAAGAATGCCTCTCTTGATCCTCTGAGTGAACTTAAGAGCCTCCAGGTATTGACATTGCACAGCCACCTCAATAAAATCCCACAAAGCGTGGGAGATGTTGGTGGATGGCTGCAGCGGCTTGCCATCCGCAATGAAGGTACAGCACTGCGGTCCTTTCATAGCATCAAGAAACTGACCAGCCTCACATCCCTGGAGTTAAGAAGTTGTGCACTAGAGCGTATTCCCAATGCTGTCTTGGGCCTCACTAACCTGGAGGAGCTGGATCTGAAGGAGAACAAGCTAATGACTGTGGAAGAGATCCTCAGCCTGCAACACTGTCGGCAGCTGGTCACACTCCGGCTGTGGCATAACAACATCTTGTACATTCCTGAAAACATCAACAAACTCCTGTTCCTGGAGACCCTCAACCTCAGCTGGAACAAGCTCCGCACTGTCCCCATCAGCCTCTTCTACTGCACCAGGTTGCGACACCTGAACCTCTCCCATAACCAGCTGACATCCCTACCCCCTGAGATAGGCACCCTGCAGAGCCTTCAGTACCTCTCTGTTGCTTCCAACTCCTTGGATTCTTTGCCCGATGAACTCTTCTTCTGTAAGCGCCTGAAAGGCTTGATTCTGACAGAAAATAACTTGACATCCCTGTCACCCCGTGTGTCCAACTTGACGCGGCTGGTACGCCTGGAGCTCAAAGGCAACCGCCTTGAGTACCTGCCCTTGGAACTGAGGGACTGCTGCTTACTGAAGCTGAGTGGGTTGGTGGTGGAAGAACGGCTCTTTGACCTCCTTCCCTCTGACATCAGAAGGCAGATGAGTGACACTTAA